TGATTTCTATCAACAAACAACAACTTAAATTATTTAAGTTGTTGTTTCAGGAAAAAACGGATGTGTATTCACAACATCTACCTATACCTCAATATATAATACCCAAGGCGCAGGCGTTATAATTTGATTATTATGATAATTTATTATCTACCCCACCACTAAACACCTCAAATCGTTGAGGTGTTTGCTTGTTTTCTTAGTTTTCATTATTCTCTTTATATAACATTATAGTATAGTTAAGGTTGAAGCTAAAAATACTCTTTTGAAAGGCAACTTATCTATATTATTATAACACCATTTAGAATAAGTTTGTATAACACTTTATTATGAATACTAAAAAAATTAAAAATAACCAAGCATTTTAGTGTAATTATCATTAAAGAAGACCCTACCTGAAAAACCTTCACCAATAGCCGAACAAACCTTTTGTCGGAGCTTAAAGGTATTGTAATGAGAAATTGTTCCAAGATAAGAATTAATTAAACTTAAATTCTTTCTTTTTTGCATAAAAGAATCCAGACTATTTAAGTCTAAAGTTCTTATTTTTCGATATAAATTGGTCTTTACTCTGGTTCTTAAATATAATCTGTGAGGCTTAATAACACAACCCAAAAAATTAATGCCCTTATCCATTGATTGGCAATATATCTTTTTATCGTGGATGTTAATAAGTAAATTTTTAACCAAGTAGTTTTTTAAAACAGGGATCAATTTAAACAAAAAATCCTTATCTTGATGAACAAAAATCATATCATCCATATATCTGGCGTAAAAGATTCCGGGAAAAGATGACTTTATAAAATGATCAAAATCATTTAAATAAAGATTGCCGAAAAGTTGGGAGGTTAAATTACCTATCGGTAAACCTTTGCCAGCTGGAGCATTAAAAAGACTTTTATCCTTCGGCAACCTTTGCCATTTGGCAAGCCCTCCTTTCCTAAAACAATTATCAACATAATTATGAAAAATTATTTTTTTAAGGGTGTTTAAAAGAAATTTTTTGGTTTCATAGCTAAAGTCTCCACTCTCTACTAAGGAACAAACTTTTTTGTAAAGTAAAAAACGATCTATGGACATAAAATAGCTCTTTATATCCAGTTTTAAAATATGACAAGGCTGAGTATAATTAGCCGAACAAGAACGAATAAAATAATCAGCTCTTTTAATTCCAAAATGAGGCCCCTTGTTTTTCCGGCAAGCATAAGAATCCTTAATAAAACGTCTCTCGCATAAAGGGTTTAAATAGTTGTAAATGAGGTGATGAACGACCCTATCGCGAAAACCGGAGGCCAAAATTTCCCTTTGTACCGGATAAAAAATTACAAAACAAATACTTCTGCCTATTTGATATTGACCGGACAATAAATCTTCGTAAAGTCTTTGTATTTTTCTTTCAAAATCAATCTCAAAATTCAAAGCATTAATAGTTGAACGCTTATTTTTTCTGGCATCAAAATAGGCCTTATATAAATCTTCCAATGAAAATTTTATCATAAATTTAAAACGCCGACACAGAATCCCATGTCGGCGCTCCAGTCCTTAAGGCAACGCACGGTAAAACCGTTAGCCTTATTATTCGTATCACGATTGACCGTAGAATAAGTGGTGTTCAGATTCCGTCTCCAAGCATTAGTGGAGCTAGACTGCGGGGCTAACCACAAATTGGCATTGCTAGACAGGTTATTAAAAGTACCTCCGGTATCGCGATAGCCGAGAGCTACGCAAAAAATAACCGCTTGACTCTTCCATGGCAAGCACCTGTCTCGCCGGGAAATTACAGACCTAATTCCCAAAATGAGGTATAGGGGGTTATTGGACTGGAAGGGGCTCTCTTTTTGCGGCCTTAACCGACAAAAATTCCGGCCCATCAGATGATAAATATTTTTTATGCCAACCAACCAATTGCTTGGAGATGTTTTCCAAAATCTCATTTATCTCAATAAACTTTTTTAAACTCACCTCTTTAAGATCTTTTAAAACTCTAATATGTATTTTAATAACTTCCAAAATTTCCCTGGCAGTTTCAATATTACCGACCTTATTCTTTAAACGATTAGCTTTATAAATACAAATCAAAAGATCCATACATAAATTTTTTAAATTTTGCCCGGAAGTATATCTGCTTTCCCTGCTTAAATTTTTGGAAAAAATATGTATCTTTATAACAAGATCATAACTTGCTTTATACACAGGTAGATTTGCATAATGATTCATATATTTTTTTACCCCGTCCCGCCCGCTACGCGGCCACGGACGGGGTAAATAATCAAATAACTAAGAGTCC
This genomic window from Patescibacteria group bacterium contains:
- a CDS encoding four helix bundle protein, coding for MNHYANLPVYKASYDLVIKIHIFSKNLSRESRYTSGQNLKNLCMDLLICIYKANRLKNKVGNIETAREILEVIKIHIRVLKDLKEVSLKKFIEINEILENISKQLVGWHKKYLSSDGPEFLSVKAAKREPLPVQ
- a CDS encoding reverse transcriptase domain-containing protein, translated to MIKFSLEDLYKAYFDARKNKRSTINALNFEIDFERKIQRLYEDLLSGQYQIGRSICFVIFYPVQREILASGFRDRVVHHLIYNYLNPLCERRFIKDSYACRKNKGPHFGIKRADYFIRSCSANYTQPCHILKLDIKSYFMSIDRFLLYKKVCSLVESGDFSYETKKFLLNTLKKIIFHNYVDNCFRKGGLAKWQRLPKDKSLFNAPAGKGLPIGNLTSQLFGNLYLNDFDHFIKSSFPGIFYARYMDDMIFVHQDKDFLFKLIPVLKNYLVKNLLINIHDKKIYCQSMDKGINFLGCVIKPHRLYLRTRVKTNLYRKIRTLDLNSLDSFMQKRKNLSLINSYLGTISHYNTFKLRQKVCSAIGEGFSGRVFFNDNYTKMLGYF